The DNA window CGTTTACGGAGCTGACCCAGGCGATCGCCGACGGCTATCGCGACGCGCAGCATCTGGCGACCGACCCCGATCTCGCCAGCCTGCGCGACGATCCCCGCTGGGCGACGCTGCTGAAACAGGCGGCCGTCCTGAAGGAAGAAACCGCGGCCGCCCCGGATCCCATCACGCCGGCGGAAGCAGCCGACAGCCAGGTGCTGATCGGCGCCGAGAATGTCGCCTGGTCGCAACAACTGGGCATGTTCCGCGTGGAGGTCGCCTTTCCCGCCGAACCCCAGGGCCCGATCGCCGTCGGCCTGGGCGAGTCGGGCGATCGCCTGCGCGAGTGGTACGAAGCGGGGACCGCCGCCGGCAATCATGGCGACCTGTACGACAACCACGATACCGACCACTCCAACATGAACTACAAGGCGCTGCCGCAACTGACCCGCGTCGAGTTCACCGACGACATCAAGAACCGCGGCATGCACCATGGCCTGCAGCGATTCTTTCTCTACAACGCGCCGACCATCGGCAATTCGTCGACCGCTTTCACCGCTGGTCCGCAATGGCGTTGCCAGGGTCGCTTTGCCTTGACGTCGCCTGGCGGACCGCAGCTCCTGTACAACCAGTATCGCGGCAACCAGCTGTTCTTTTATCCCGAGCATCGCGACCACGACCCGGGCCATAACGGCAAGGACGGCGGCTATGGCGATGTGCTTCCCGCCAACACGCCGTACCTGATTCTGTCGCAAGGCTCTTCCGGTTCCGACCGCGCTTTCATGCTGGCCGTCGCGCAAACCATGGCCGCCCTGCAGCCGGCCGTCAAAAAGAAGCTGGTTGAACAAGGCCTGCTGATGCCGACGGTGCAGTGGATCTTTCGGCATAGCAACAAAATGGCGACCACGCCGGAAGCGTATCTGACAGGCGCCGCGCATCCGACGGTGTTCGACGGCGAACAGCTTGACGTCCTTAAAATGGAAACGCTCGCCCACGATCTGCAGCCGGACGCTTTGCCGCCTTTGGCCCTCCTTCAGGTCGTTGAAGAAACGGCCGGCCAGCCTGGCGTCGACTACTTTGACGTGGCCGCGCGGGAGCAACTGTTCACGACCCCTTGCGCGATAGCCCGGGTGGTGAAGTCGACAAAGCACCACCAGCAAATGACGGTGAGCGCCGCCGACAGCATCGACCCGCAAGGGAAGCCGCTGACGTTTCGCTGGGTCGTTCTCCGCGGCGATCCCGAGAAAATCCAGATCCGCCTGCTCGACAAGGCCGGCTCCCAGGTCGAACTGAAAATCGGCTACCACCCCCGCGCGCCGATCAGCCCCGGCTCGAAGATGGAATCGAACCGCGTCGACATTGGCGTCTTTGCCGACAACGGCCAGCACCTGTCGGCGCCGTCGTTCCTCAGCTTCCACTATCCCGACGCCGAAGTACGCACCTACGACGACCAGCAGCGGATCCTTTCCGTCGACTACAACGCCGACGACGTTCGCGGCAACTACGTCGACCCGGTGCTTGACGCCCATCGCAACTGGCGCGACGAGTACCAGTATTCGCCGGCCGGCGAGCTGCAGGGCTGGACGCGAATCCGCGGCGATCAGCGTGAGCAGTTCACTGCCGACGGACGCTTGATCCTGACCCCAGCCGACGGCGACCAGCCGGCCCAGACGACCGCCGTGAAATACGTCGAGCAGCGCGACAACCGCCAGTCGCAAATCGTCCAGCAAGTTGTGGAGCCGCCCGCCAAGGACGACTCTCAACCCGAGAAAAAAACAGCCGGCGACAAGCCCGACGATGGTGCAAAACCGGAAAGCGAAGGCCGATCAAAAACCGACGCAGCGCCGAAGGATTCGTCGCGTCCCTAGCACCGCCAGCGTGCGAAAGGACGGCCGGACCGCGGCGTCATCTCTCCCATCCAGCCAGGGGCAAACATCGCGAAAGAAAGAACAGCCATGCCGAGCGACACGTCTAGACCCGCCCCAGCGATCAGGGCCTGCGCGCGATTCAAGCCTCACCCCGCAGCGGCCCTTCGTCCGTTTTACCCCCTTTGTCTCGCGATCGTGTGGCTGGCGATGCTGGCCTGGCCGGGCGTCGCGTCGGCGCAATTGAACGTCGTCCAGATCCTGCAGTCGGCGGTCGACAACCCCCAGGATCCCCGCTACGCCCCTGTCGAGCAGGCGATCGGAGCTTACCTGCAGGGCGATCTGCAGGGCGCGATGACCCGTCTGGCGGCTGCCCGAAAAGCGGCCCCCGAACTCCCGCCGGCGGCCGTCATGCTGGCCCAGATCCACTTTGGCGCCGGTCGCATTGCGGCCGGGCAACAGGCGCTGGAACAGGCTGTGACCGACGAGCCGGAAGACCCCGAGGCGTACCTGATTTTTGGCGAGCTGGCCCTGGCCGAACAAAGGGCGGCCATCGCCGATACGCTCGCCCAGCGGGCATTGTTGTTATGCGAAGGCTCAACCCTCAGCGAGAAGCGCCTGGCCGGAATCCGCCTTAATGCGTACGGCGTGCAGCTGCAGACCAGCCTGCAGCGGGAACGCTGGAAGACGGCGGAGAAGTTCGCCAGGGCGATGCTCTCGATCGATCCCCAGTCGACCCGGGCGCGTACTTCGCTTGGCCGGGCTCTGTTCCTGCAGGGCGATCTGCGGGCCGCATTCGATACGTTCAAGCTGCTGCACGAACAGCAAGCCGGCGGTCTGCTGCCCGAAGTCAGCATGGGCCTGCTCTACGAAGAACTGACCCAGCGTGGTGACCCGACCAAAAGGGACAGCGCCCGACGGGCCATGGAAGCCGCCCTTGCCAAGGCGCCCGACGATTTAACCGTGCGGCTGGTTGTCGCCCGCTGGGCGATCGATGCCTGCGAGCTTGACCTGGCGCAGCAGTGTGTCGACGCGGCGATCCAGCTGGAGAGCGGTTCTTTCGAAGCGTTGCGACTGGCCGGCCTGCTGGCCCGGCTCCAGGGCGACCCGGCCGCGGCGGTCGCTTCGCTGCAGGCGGCTCATATTCGCAGCCCTGTCGATCTTCCGGTGCTGACCCAGCTGGTGCTGGCGCTGGCAGACCAGAAAACAGAACAGAAACTGTCGCTCGAATATGGCCAGCTGGCCCTGCGACTGGCGAGCGTGAGCGAAGGCCCGCCCTCCCGTGAAGCGACCGTCGCCTGGGCCTGGGCCCTGCACCAGGCGGGTCGCCCGCATGAAGCAGCCGCCGCGTTGCCCGGCGCTCTTTCCGGCCCACTGACGGGTGAGTTCGCTTACCTCGCCGCGGCCCTGCTGGCCGGCCAGGGGGACAATCGCACCGCCCAGCTGTTGCTGCAGCCGCTGCTCGCCAAAGACGCCTGCTTCCCCCATCGGGCGGACGCCGAGACCTTGTCGAAATCGCTCCCCTAGCCGTTACGGCGGGCTAAACTTTCCTCCCTTCCTGCGGGGGATCCGCGTCTGCAGGAACACTCTCGATCCAGCGGAAAGGGCAGGGGAGCGCGGCGGCGTTCTGCACGCCTCAAGTCGTTTCTGTAAAGCAGCTTGCAGGGATGCATCGCGGGTAGACCCTGCACCGTTTGACCGCTTTTGGATTCTGGCTGGCGGCAGGGCGGGGAAGGCGTTCGTTCCTGTTGTGACGATTTTTTCTATTGGCGCACCCAGGTACGAACCGATGAATGATCAGGGCATATTGTTCCGCAACCCTGAATCAACCGCAGCGGGCGTCGCCATCAGATCGCCCCCTTATAATCCAGCAAAGGCGAGTTTGTCATGGAAATCAGCACCTCCCGCTTCGGCGCGGTGGAGATCGAAGCCGACGATATCCTGCTTTTCCCCTCGGGCCTGGTCGGTTTTGAAGAATGTCGCCACTGGGTGATTCTGGCCGACTCCGAGAACGAAGCAGTCGCCTGGCTGCAGTGCATTACGCATCCGGGCGTGGCGGCTCCGGTGATCAGTCCGCGTCGTTTCCTGCACGACTACCAGGTGCGTCTCACGCGGAGCGAGCTGTCGCCTTTGCAGTTGAGCTCGATTGACCAGGCTTATGTGCTGGCGATTGTCAGTCGCGAAGAGCATCGTTTTGCGGTCAACCTGAAGGCTCCGATCATCGTGAACCTGGACGGTCGCCTGGGACGCCAGGTCATCACCAGCGATGACCAGCCGATGCAGTTCGAGCTGACGCATACCGCTCCTCCTTTGCGGAAATCGGCGTAACAGTCGGAGTCGTCACAAACGGAAACCGGCAAGGGCGTTTGATGAATGCCGATGCTGGTTGCCGATACCTTTTTCTGTAGCAGGAGCACCGCCGCGCCGGGCGGTGTTGTTCCCTGAAGCAGTCAAGAATATAAGGCCCCGCCGATCCGCCGACGTTGAGCAGAGTACTCCCCGTCTCTGCACCGCAAACTTCGCCTGTCCGCATCACTCCCGTGATTGGATCCCCAGGCGAACCCCGCGATTTCAACGTCGCCCCCCACCAACCTGTCGAGCGCGCCCACGCGCTTGATCCCGCAAGAAGGAGCCAGAAATGCTGGTCCTGTCGAGGCACCGTGACGAAAGCATCATGATCGGCGACGACGTGGTAGTAACTATCGTCGACATTCGAGGCGACAAGGTTCGTCTGGGAATTAACGCCCCTCAAGATATCCCCGTTCATCGCCAGGAAGTCTACGAGGCGATTCAACGGGAAAACAAAAAAGCGATGCAGGTCAAACCGGGCCAGACTCGCGACCTGGGCAAATAACGCCCTCTGCGACGTTCCAGGATTCGCACCGGGAGTCGATCCGTCCCGCCTGTCGGGCGCAAGAACGACTTCCTCGTGAGATCGCTGGTCGCTGTACGGTAACAGGCCATTCCCAACAGGGCCATTGCGCGCCAGGGAAAGCCTGCATTGAATACGCGTCGTCCGGCCGTTTCAACGGCCGTGGCGGCGCGCGTTCCTGCCGCCTGCCAGCTCCGGCTGTCTCGCTCCGTCCTGGAACCGTGAAGAAAACAACTGCCAGATTCTGGTTCGTCGTTTTGAGGAAGAGCAGACGCCGGACAGTCGACTTTCACTCCGTGAAAGGACGCGTTCTTTTGCGGAGCAAAAGACGACTTACCGTCGACTTCCGCGTCTTGAACGTCTCACGTCCTGCGGTCGACGCTTCCGCTCATTCCCTGCGCTATTCGCGATATCTGCAGGAGCTCTCCCTGTGCCGCTGCCATTTCACCTGGCGGCGGCGCGGCGGAGCGCATCGGGCTCCTTCCCTGATCTCCCCGCGCCGACGGAACCGCCGTTGGTCGCTTTCTTACGCCAGCCGTCCCATGCGTCCTGCCTGGTAATCCTGCACGGCCTGATGAATCTCTTCGCGCGTATTCATCACAAACGGCCCTTGCCCCACAATCGGTTCCCGCAGCGGTTCGCCCGTTAACACGAGCACCCGGGCAGCCGACTCGGCCTGCAGCAACACGGCGCCAGCTTCCTGCTCGAACGACACCAGTTCGACCGACTTGACGGGCGACTCCTGCACCTGCACCTCTCCCTGCTGCACAATCAGCAGGGCGTTATGGCTGGCCGGAATATCCAGTTCCACCCGGCCGCCGGCCTGCAGCTGCAGATCCCAGACGTTGATCGGCGTGACCGTTGTGGCCGGTCCGACCGTTTCGCCCAACCGGCCCGCGATCACCCGGGCGACGCCTGCCTGCTGGGGCAGCTCGACCTGGGGAATCTGGCCGCTGAGGATCTCCTGGTAGCGCGGCGGCGACATTTTCTCTTGCCGGGGAAGATTCACCCAGAGTTGGACCATCTCCAGCACGCCGCCTTCACGGGAGAAACGCTCGCTGTGGAATTCTTCATGCACCACGCCGGAAGCGGCCGTCATCCACTGGACATCGCCGGCTGCGATAGAGCCGCTACTGCCGCTGGAGTCGCGGTGTTCCAGTTCGCCCTGGTACACGATGGTAACCGTTTCAAATCCGCGATGCGGGTGCTCGCCCACGCCGCGGACCGCCTCGGCCGGGGCAAATTCATAAGGGCCGGCATAGTCCAGCAGCAGGAAGGGATCAAAGGCGGCCCCATCGTGGTAAGAGAACAAGCTGCGTACGGGAAAACCGTCTCCCACCCAGTGGGGAGCCACATTGCGAACGATCTGGCGAATGGTCTTCATGGAAACGTCCTTCCAAAGTAGCGGAACCCGGCCGCTACCAATCAATAAAACAAGGCGTTAAATGAACGCTGCCTGACGGAAACCGCCAACAGCATATAAACTTTTATGAACGTATTAACGAATAGTCAACTATGGGCTAAAATGTAAGTTAGTTACACATAAGATACTAACAACCCGACGACCACTCCCCGCAAGAGGTCGCAAACCATCATGGCGAAAACCCCCACCGGCAAATCGACCCTTCCCAAAACAGACGCTCGCCCTCCAGCGGTGCGCAAAAAAGAGGGCCGCAGTGAATCGGCCAAAGAAGTTTCCTGCCCCGTCGAATCCACCCTGGAAGCGATTGGCGGGCGGTGGAAGGTGCTGATTATTTATCACCTGCTGGAAGCGACACATCGCTTTGGCGAGCTGACCCGCCTGCTGCAGGGAGTTTCTGCACGCACGCTCACGCGCCAACTACGGGAACTGGAAGAAAGCGGCATCATCGACCGGCACGTACACCAGGTGATCCCGCCCAAAGTCGAGTACTCGCTCACCGACCTGGGCCGGGCGTTAGAACCCGTCCTGCAGGCGATGCACGCCTGGGGCGAGCAGGTCGACAGCCGTCGCAAATAAGGAACGAGCGACGAAATACGATCGGAAACAGAAAGGACGAGTCCTCCTCATCAGGGGGCCGTCGTGTGGTATCAAATCGCGATTTCTTCGCTTTGCCTGGCTGGCGTGTGGTATCAAATCGCCATTTCTTCGCTTTGCCTGGCCCTTCTCCCCCGCATGGGACGACACCCGTTTCCTGGAGATTGGGCATTTGGGCTCGAGGCGGTAGGAATGGGCGTCGCAGGGGAAAGAGCGGCGCCCCCTTCGTCTTGCCGTTTCTGCTCTGCGTCCGCCGAACAGGTCGGGGCCGGATGTAGCCGAAGTCGCCAGACTTTGGAGAGGGTACTCGGCTGGGAACAGTGTCCAAACTCTGGCGAGTTCGGCTGCGGCATGTGGGACACTTCCCCCTGCAATCGAAACGCCCACATTCCCTGCAGACTCCTGCACCTTCTTCACCAATCAGGCGGCCCCCACCCAGAACGGGCCGAGGAGCCCCTGCTCGCCCGGATCAAGCGACGGGCCCTGTTCCGGATAAGCCGCTTCCGAGACCACGCTGAGATAGTCAAAATCGTCCCGGGCGGCGAACACAAACGACAGGTCCGGTTCGGCGTTGTAAGCCGAGGCGACCGCCATCCAGGTTTTGTAGACCGCGGTCTTGGCGTCTTCGGCGTCCCGGTTGCGATCCGCATGCAGGCTGGCGTGCGCCAGATAGGTAACCGCCTGGGCCACATACCGGGCGCCCTGGTGCTGGGCGTACTTCGCCATGAATCGCAGCTCCGCTCCGTTCACCTGGGGTCGCTCGCCGCGGGCGAACGCCTCGACAGAACGCAGAGCGTTTTCGATCGCCTCTTCGCAGCCCGGATGCCGCGAGGCGTACATCGACTGCACCCGGCGAACGCAGCGCGACCCAAAGGCCAGCATCGCTCGCAGCGACAACTGCTTGAGCTGGTGCTTCGAGGGCAGGTCAATATCGGTATAGGCGGGCTGGGCAATTTGAAGCGATTTCATAGCGACTCTCCGGCACAGGGCGTTTTTGAGAAAAAAGAGCCTTACTTAACTGGCGGCCCGGTCCAGCAGGACGACGGTTGAACCGATCACCGGCGGCAGCAGCGTGGCTTTCTGCAGCTCGCCACGGCGGATGGCGACTTCGCTGGGGGCTTCGATGCCAATGCGAACGGTGTTTCCTTTGATCTGCTGGACAACGATCCGAATGTTGTCGCCAATCTGGATTTCCTGTTTCAGCTTGCGAGTAAGAACGAGCATCGTGTTTGTTCCCGTGTAGAAGGTTGTGCGTCCTCAACTAAAAGAAGAATACGGCTGCCCTCGGACACCTCCGGTCACGCCCCAATAAAGAAAATCGAAAAAGTTTTGAGCGATTCCGCGCAAGCCCAAAGCGGGCCGTCAGATGGGCGAAAAGAACCTTTTTTCACGATCACACGCGCGCATAAAAAAACCGAGTCGCCCACGGCAGGCGACTCGGTTTGTAGGCGAGAATAACTCTACCCGACTTATATGCGATCGACGTCAGGCGACGGCGCTCAATCAGACTCCACCCCTCATTTTTGGACGGGCAAAGTAAAAAAATGGCTCAGCGAACAGGCGCCGAGAAGGTTTTGGGATCAGCCGTTTCTAGCGGCGACGGAGCCACCTGCAGGAACCGCCCGCCGTTCTCGTACCAGCCATGCTGGGTAAAACGGCACCACGACAGCTCCATCAGGAATCCGGACCAGCCGTGTTCGCCGCCGGGCAGCGAAGCAATCATGCGTCGGTACGGAATGGCTTCGTAATGATAAAAGTCTAGGCCGCATTCTGAGAGATGCTTGCCAATTACGGCAATTGTTTTGGATTTTTCCACCACATTGTTCTGGTCGACCGGCGACAGATGGACCACA is part of the Lignipirellula cremea genome and encodes:
- a CDS encoding tetratricopeptide repeat protein, translated to MFRILSLPSLLAVLLMPLAFSSLPHNLHAQPPQTNRLDAPRIQAFAARLEARAVQLLNQGDYDAAAQILQQVVKTSPSAFSSRYNLACVWARQGKTDQAFTELTQAIADGYRDAQHLATDPDLASLRDDPRWATLLKQAAVLKEETAAAPDPITPAEAADSQVLIGAENVAWSQQLGMFRVEVAFPAEPQGPIAVGLGESGDRLREWYEAGTAAGNHGDLYDNHDTDHSNMNYKALPQLTRVEFTDDIKNRGMHHGLQRFFLYNAPTIGNSSTAFTAGPQWRCQGRFALTSPGGPQLLYNQYRGNQLFFYPEHRDHDPGHNGKDGGYGDVLPANTPYLILSQGSSGSDRAFMLAVAQTMAALQPAVKKKLVEQGLLMPTVQWIFRHSNKMATTPEAYLTGAAHPTVFDGEQLDVLKMETLAHDLQPDALPPLALLQVVEETAGQPGVDYFDVAAREQLFTTPCAIARVVKSTKHHQQMTVSAADSIDPQGKPLTFRWVVLRGDPEKIQIRLLDKAGSQVELKIGYHPRAPISPGSKMESNRVDIGVFADNGQHLSAPSFLSFHYPDAEVRTYDDQQRILSVDYNADDVRGNYVDPVLDAHRNWRDEYQYSPAGELQGWTRIRGDQREQFTADGRLILTPADGDQPAQTTAVKYVEQRDNRQSQIVQQVVEPPAKDDSQPEKKTAGDKPDDGAKPESEGRSKTDAAPKDSSRP
- a CDS encoding tetratricopeptide repeat protein, which encodes MLAWPGVASAQLNVVQILQSAVDNPQDPRYAPVEQAIGAYLQGDLQGAMTRLAAARKAAPELPPAAVMLAQIHFGAGRIAAGQQALEQAVTDEPEDPEAYLIFGELALAEQRAAIADTLAQRALLLCEGSTLSEKRLAGIRLNAYGVQLQTSLQRERWKTAEKFARAMLSIDPQSTRARTSLGRALFLQGDLRAAFDTFKLLHEQQAGGLLPEVSMGLLYEELTQRGDPTKRDSARRAMEAALAKAPDDLTVRLVVARWAIDACELDLAQQCVDAAIQLESGSFEALRLAGLLARLQGDPAAAVASLQAAHIRSPVDLPVLTQLVLALADQKTEQKLSLEYGQLALRLASVSEGPPSREATVAWAWALHQAGRPHEAAAALPGALSGPLTGEFAYLAAALLAGQGDNRTAQLLLQPLLAKDACFPHRADAETLSKSLP
- the fliW gene encoding flagellar assembly protein FliW, giving the protein MEISTSRFGAVEIEADDILLFPSGLVGFEECRHWVILADSENEAVAWLQCITHPGVAAPVISPRRFLHDYQVRLTRSELSPLQLSSIDQAYVLAIVSREEHRFAVNLKAPIIVNLDGRLGRQVITSDDQPMQFELTHTAPPLRKSA
- the csrA gene encoding carbon storage regulator CsrA — protein: MLVLSRHRDESIMIGDDVVVTIVDIRGDKVRLGINAPQDIPVHRQEVYEAIQRENKKAMQVKPGQTRDLGK
- a CDS encoding pirin family protein: MKTIRQIVRNVAPHWVGDGFPVRSLFSYHDGAAFDPFLLLDYAGPYEFAPAEAVRGVGEHPHRGFETVTIVYQGELEHRDSSGSSGSIAAGDVQWMTAASGVVHEEFHSERFSREGGVLEMVQLWVNLPRQEKMSPPRYQEILSGQIPQVELPQQAGVARVIAGRLGETVGPATTVTPINVWDLQLQAGGRVELDIPASHNALLIVQQGEVQVQESPVKSVELVSFEQEAGAVLLQAESAARVLVLTGEPLREPIVGQGPFVMNTREEIHQAVQDYQAGRMGRLA
- a CDS encoding winged helix-turn-helix transcriptional regulator; translation: MAKTPTGKSTLPKTDARPPAVRKKEGRSESAKEVSCPVESTLEAIGGRWKVLIIYHLLEATHRFGELTRLLQGVSARTLTRQLRELEESGIIDRHVHQVIPPKVEYSLTDLGRALEPVLQAMHAWGEQVDSRRK
- a CDS encoding carbon storage regulator, with the protein product MLVLTRKLKQEIQIGDNIRIVVQQIKGNTVRIGIEAPSEVAIRRGELQKATLLPPVIGSTVVLLDRAAS